In Flammeovirgaceae bacterium 311, one DNA window encodes the following:
- a CDS encoding ABC transporter (COG1131 ABC-type multidrug transport system, ATPase component) has translation MITLSAQQLGKRYIRQWIFRKLEYSFRSGEPCAVTGPNGSGKSTLLRVLSHFQPPTEGKVVLQLNGREISADDAFRYISVAAPYLDLIEDFSLAELLRFHFSFKQLSNNITLPELADRMYLKEAWNKPVKHFSSGMKQRLKLGLAFYADTPVLFLDEPTTNLDEQGQQWYAQEVKQVLAHKLVLIASNQPAEYSFCTQRLYLPEWKGL, from the coding sequence TTGATCACCCTCTCTGCCCAACAATTAGGTAAACGCTACATTCGTCAGTGGATATTCCGTAAGCTGGAGTATAGCTTTCGTTCCGGAGAACCCTGTGCTGTTACAGGCCCGAATGGCAGTGGAAAATCTACGCTTTTAAGAGTATTATCCCACTTTCAGCCTCCTACTGAGGGTAAAGTGGTACTGCAGCTTAACGGCAGGGAAATCAGCGCTGATGATGCGTTCCGCTATATCTCTGTTGCTGCCCCCTATCTGGACCTGATTGAAGATTTTAGCCTGGCAGAGCTGCTGCGCTTTCATTTCTCCTTTAAACAGCTAAGCAATAATATAACGCTTCCGGAACTTGCAGACCGCATGTACCTGAAAGAGGCCTGGAACAAACCTGTTAAACACTTTAGCAGCGGCATGAAACAGCGCCTGAAACTAGGTTTAGCCTTTTATGCCGATACCCCTGTTTTATTTTTAGATGAACCTACCACTAACCTGGATGAGCAGGGCCAGCAGTGGTACGCACAGGAAGTAAAACAGGTGCTGGCGCACAAACTGGTGCTTATTGCTTCTAACCAACCCGCAGAATATAGCTTTTGCACCCAAAGACTTTACCTGCCAGAATGGAAAGGTTTGTAA
- a CDS encoding Smr protein/MutS2 (COG1193 Mismatch repair ATPase (MutS family)): MLYPDNLEHKIGFDHIRQLLKQNCLSSLGTAFVDKVRFTDDITLLQRLLGQTSEFINILASGEEFPSSNYLPFDKQLDKARLEGAYLLEEELHSLRLSLQTIMACLRFFKGKEEQYPQLTELGVAIWLDPRLLLDIEKVLDENGRLRDNASPELQKIRRTLISEQTRARRTLDSILRSAISAGYAEEGSSLTIRNGRLVIPLPAEHKRRIKGFVQDESATGQTVFLEPAEVLEINNSIRELELEEKREIMRILIQVTNTIRPHVGALRKASGFLAMIDFIRAKALLGRQLDAIVPEVQPQPLVDWRNAVHPLLLLSHRAMNKPVEPLTIALNSQQRILIISGPNAGGKSVALKTLGLLQYMLQCGLPVPMADGSKVGLFRNLFIDIGDEQSLENDLSTYSSHITNMRFFLRAVDKKTLFLIDEFGTGTEPKLGGAIAEAILEDLLRQGGYGVINTHYGNLKEMADRTTGVVNGAMRFDVRQLEPMYQLDIGRPGSSFALEIARKIGLPDNVLEKAKELAGTEQVELDKLLVQLEEEKKIFQDKTRSIEKKEKQLRESVQEYTELREFLDGKRNQYIRDAKLEARQLLDDANKRIEATIRDIREHKAEKEATKKNRQELETLRKQTRLTTAEQQSGVVEQERLPVEKGPISPGDAVRLKDQGAVGEVVAIRGNDVQISMGALTSTVKLNRLEKISKKAFRKETQAAPAMQGINMNERMANFSSTLDVRGLRTDEALVKVDAMLDSAAMLGTPELRIIHGKGDGILRQMIRNHMKGYSFVTHFEDEHVERGGAGVTLVYLQ; the protein is encoded by the coding sequence ATGCTCTATCCGGATAATCTGGAGCACAAAATTGGATTTGACCATATACGCCAGCTACTTAAGCAAAACTGCCTAAGTAGCCTTGGTACTGCTTTTGTAGACAAGGTTCGATTTACCGACGATATAACCCTGCTGCAGAGGCTGCTGGGACAAACCAGTGAATTTATAAATATACTGGCCAGTGGTGAGGAGTTTCCCTCCTCTAACTACCTGCCTTTCGATAAGCAACTCGATAAAGCCCGCCTGGAGGGAGCATATCTTTTAGAAGAAGAGCTCCACAGCCTGCGGCTTAGCCTGCAGACCATTATGGCCTGCCTTCGTTTTTTTAAGGGAAAGGAAGAGCAGTATCCGCAGCTAACCGAACTGGGGGTAGCCATCTGGCTGGACCCCCGGCTGCTACTGGATATTGAAAAAGTGCTGGATGAGAACGGCCGTTTACGTGATAATGCCAGCCCGGAGCTGCAAAAGATCAGGCGTACCCTTATATCTGAACAAACCCGGGCCCGCCGAACCCTGGATTCTATTCTGCGCTCGGCCATCAGTGCCGGCTATGCCGAAGAAGGCTCCTCCTTAACGATCCGTAACGGACGACTGGTAATTCCCCTGCCGGCAGAGCACAAAAGGCGTATCAAGGGCTTTGTTCAGGATGAATCCGCCACCGGGCAAACAGTGTTTCTGGAACCAGCCGAGGTGCTTGAAATTAACAACAGCATCCGTGAGCTGGAGCTGGAAGAAAAGCGGGAGATCATGCGCATCCTGATCCAGGTAACCAATACCATCAGGCCGCATGTAGGGGCGTTAAGAAAAGCCTCCGGCTTCCTGGCCATGATTGATTTTATCAGGGCCAAAGCCTTATTAGGCCGGCAGCTCGATGCCATTGTGCCCGAAGTACAGCCGCAGCCACTGGTAGACTGGCGAAATGCCGTGCATCCCCTGCTGCTGCTATCCCACAGGGCTATGAACAAACCCGTTGAACCGCTCACTATCGCTTTAAACAGCCAGCAGCGCATCCTGATTATTTCCGGTCCCAATGCCGGTGGTAAATCCGTTGCACTTAAAACACTGGGCCTGCTGCAGTATATGCTGCAGTGCGGACTGCCGGTGCCCATGGCAGATGGATCGAAAGTTGGTCTTTTCAGAAACCTGTTTATCGATATTGGTGATGAGCAATCGCTGGAGAACGACCTGAGTACCTACAGCTCTCACATAACGAACATGCGTTTCTTTTTACGGGCAGTAGATAAGAAAACCCTGTTCCTGATCGATGAGTTTGGAACCGGTACCGAACCCAAACTGGGAGGTGCCATTGCCGAAGCAATACTCGAAGACCTGCTGCGCCAGGGAGGCTATGGTGTGATCAACACCCACTATGGAAACCTGAAGGAGATGGCAGACCGCACCACAGGTGTGGTAAACGGGGCCATGCGTTTTGATGTACGCCAGCTGGAGCCCATGTATCAGCTTGATATTGGCAGGCCGGGCAGTTCTTTTGCTCTGGAGATTGCCCGTAAAATAGGTTTGCCCGACAATGTACTGGAAAAAGCAAAAGAGCTTGCTGGTACCGAACAGGTAGAACTCGATAAGCTGCTGGTACAGCTGGAGGAAGAGAAAAAAATCTTTCAGGACAAGACCCGCTCTATTGAGAAAAAGGAAAAGCAGTTGCGCGAAAGTGTGCAGGAGTATACCGAGCTACGGGAATTTCTGGATGGTAAACGTAATCAGTATATCAGAGATGCCAAACTGGAGGCACGTCAGTTGCTGGATGATGCTAACAAGCGTATTGAAGCCACCATACGTGATATACGCGAGCACAAGGCAGAAAAAGAAGCTACCAAAAAGAACCGCCAGGAACTGGAAACACTCCGGAAGCAAACCAGGCTCACAACTGCCGAGCAGCAATCGGGCGTAGTTGAGCAGGAGCGCCTGCCGGTAGAGAAGGGACCTATTAGCCCTGGTGATGCCGTTCGGCTTAAAGACCAGGGTGCCGTAGGAGAGGTGGTAGCCATACGCGGCAACGATGTGCAGATTAGCATGGGTGCATTAACCTCTACAGTTAAGCTCAACCGCCTGGAGAAGATCAGTAAAAAAGCTTTCAGAAAGGAAACACAGGCGGCTCCTGCCATGCAGGGGATCAATATGAATGAACGCATGGCCAACTTTAGCTCCACCCTGGATGTGCGGGGCCTGCGGACTGACGAAGCACTTGTAAAAGTAGATGCTATGCTGGATTCTGCCGCCATGCTGGGTACCCCCGAGCTGCGCATTATTCACGGAAAGGGCGATGGTATACTACGCCAGATGATCCGTAATCACATGAAGGGATACTCATTTGTAACTCATTTTGAAGATGAGCATGTGGAGCGGGGTGGTGCCGGTGTAACGCTGGTGTATCTGCAATAA
- a CDS encoding hypothetical protein (COG1721 Uncharacterized conserved protein (some members contain a von Willebrand factor type A (vWA) domain)) codes for MEELLKKLRKYEIRIRKAINWQMQGNYHSIFKGSGLEFDDVRSYQYGDDVRIIDWKVSAKGHGTFIKVFKEEREQLVYFLVDVSASQDLGRADRHKIEVAKEVCGVLALSAIKEAGQVGLIAYSDQNELYIKPSKGIRHAYEIITRLFSLNPASPRTNLGAALLFTLRLLRRRSVVIVLSDFIDTGWEHNLKALSRKHDLVVIQLGDRRERDIPRLGLIPILDKESGKTIWVNTSRGFFRKRMEKQYSTNTEHLQQLCAKFGADYLYIDTADDYVPQLITLFKKRNQSKRRA; via the coding sequence ATGGAAGAACTGCTTAAAAAACTCCGTAAGTATGAAATTCGTATCCGCAAAGCCATAAATTGGCAGATGCAGGGTAATTATCATTCTATTTTTAAAGGATCGGGCCTTGAGTTTGATGATGTTCGCTCCTACCAGTATGGTGATGATGTACGGATTATTGACTGGAAAGTATCTGCCAAAGGCCATGGCACCTTCATTAAGGTATTTAAGGAGGAGCGCGAACAGCTTGTTTATTTCCTGGTAGATGTAAGTGCCTCACAGGACCTGGGCAGGGCCGACCGCCATAAAATAGAAGTTGCCAAAGAGGTTTGCGGGGTACTTGCCCTTTCTGCCATTAAGGAGGCAGGACAGGTTGGCCTTATCGCTTATTCAGATCAGAATGAACTGTACATCAAACCTTCCAAAGGCATCCGGCATGCTTATGAAATTATTACCAGGCTTTTTAGCCTGAATCCCGCCTCTCCCCGTACAAACCTTGGCGCCGCCCTACTTTTTACTCTGCGCCTGCTGCGCCGCCGCAGTGTTGTGATTGTACTCTCAGACTTTATCGATACCGGTTGGGAACACAATTTAAAGGCACTCTCCCGTAAGCACGACCTGGTGGTGATACAGCTGGGCGACAGGCGTGAACGTGACATACCCAGACTGGGTCTGATTCCTATACTTGACAAAGAAAGTGGTAAAACAATATGGGTAAATACCTCCAGGGGCTTCTTCAGAAAACGCATGGAGAAACAATACAGCACCAATACAGAGCATTTGCAGCAGCTATGCGCTAAATTTGGAGCAGATTATCTCTACATCGATACAGCTGATGATTATGTACCTCAGCTGATCACCCTGTTTAAAAAGCGTAATCAAAGTAAAAGACGTGCCTGA
- a CDS encoding Mg-chelatase subunit ChlD (COG2304 Uncharacterized protein containing a von Willebrand factor type A (vWA) domain) produces the protein MLEVGSKKLAWLSAEWFKLETLLGFEWEYPLLLYLILLIPLIFILRLLVAFNRRQRLEVALFDTNSAWDPSSLLRFIPPTLLFLALVFMCISLARPQRTNERREQWTEGIDIMLVMDISESMNLEDLRPNRLEAAKNTAQSFVNGRFQDRIGMVVFSGEAFSLSPLTTDYNLLTTYIQEINFGMVQADGTAIGSGIAVATNRMRESAAKSKVMILLSDGENNAGNIDPIMAARLAYAHDIKIHSIAIGKEGQIFYGHDPFGRPVYHENNLDETTLREIARIGQGEFFRVSDNQALQEVFAQIDQMEKSEIKETRYKDTIDFYDVYLSWAIVMFLGWIFVKGTFISNLLRD, from the coding sequence ATGCTTGAGGTTGGCAGTAAAAAATTAGCCTGGCTATCGGCAGAGTGGTTTAAGCTGGAAACCCTGCTTGGATTTGAGTGGGAGTATCCCCTGCTGCTCTATCTCATCCTGCTCATTCCCCTGATATTCATTTTAAGGCTACTGGTGGCTTTCAACAGGCGCCAGCGGTTGGAGGTTGCCTTATTTGATACAAACTCTGCCTGGGATCCCTCAAGCCTGCTGCGCTTTATCCCTCCAACCTTACTATTCCTGGCACTTGTATTTATGTGCATTTCTCTGGCCAGGCCACAGCGTACCAATGAGCGCAGGGAGCAGTGGACCGAGGGGATTGATATTATGCTGGTGATGGACATCTCGGAGAGTATGAACCTGGAAGACCTGCGGCCAAACCGCCTGGAAGCTGCCAAAAATACTGCTCAGAGTTTTGTAAATGGTCGTTTTCAGGATAGAATCGGTATGGTTGTGTTTAGTGGCGAGGCCTTTTCGCTCTCTCCGCTTACAACAGATTATAACCTGCTCACAACTTATATTCAGGAGATCAACTTTGGCATGGTACAGGCCGACGGAACCGCCATAGGCAGTGGTATTGCAGTTGCCACCAACCGCATGCGCGAGTCAGCAGCAAAAAGCAAGGTAATGATCCTGCTTAGTGATGGTGAAAACAATGCCGGAAACATTGACCCTATTATGGCAGCCAGGCTGGCTTATGCCCATGACATCAAAATACACTCCATTGCCATAGGTAAGGAAGGCCAGATATTTTATGGCCATGATCCCTTTGGCAGACCTGTTTACCACGAAAACAACCTGGATGAAACTACCCTTCGGGAAATAGCCAGGATTGGCCAGGGAGAATTTTTCAGGGTATCTGATAACCAGGCCCTGCAGGAAGTGTTTGCCCAGATTGACCAGATGGAAAAAAGCGAAATAAAGGAAACCCGCTACAAGGACACCATAGATTTCTACGATGTATACTTAAGCTGGGCCATAGTTATGTTCCTGGGCTGGATTTTTGTTAAAGGCACCTTCATCAGCAACCTGCTTAGGGATTAG
- a CDS encoding lysine exporter protein (lyse/ygga) (COG1280 Putative threonine efflux protein): protein MNLLSAFGYGVIFGLGLTLMIGPVFFALIQTSIERGFRSGATMAVGIALSDAIYMVVASLGVAVLASSPIFQAWLGLVGGFILLAFGVANTRKKLKQPSNTVAASDSGNYIRQILKGFLLNGINPFVLLIWFGVGVAVMNYNLQQKILFFGGSLLTVLLTDFLKAFLANKLRRWLTPGFMNRMNKLVGVALIIFSIKLFYFAYEAFSF, encoded by the coding sequence ATGAACCTGCTTTCTGCTTTTGGCTATGGAGTAATATTTGGACTTGGACTAACCTTAATGATAGGGCCTGTATTTTTTGCCCTGATTCAAACCAGTATCGAAAGGGGTTTTCGTTCCGGGGCCACCATGGCAGTGGGAATTGCCCTAAGCGATGCTATTTACATGGTAGTAGCTTCGCTGGGGGTGGCTGTGCTGGCCAGCAGCCCGATATTCCAGGCCTGGTTGGGTTTGGTGGGAGGCTTTATATTGCTGGCATTTGGAGTTGCAAACACCCGGAAAAAGCTGAAACAACCCTCCAATACAGTTGCAGCCAGCGACTCCGGTAATTACATCAGACAAATTTTAAAAGGGTTTTTACTGAATGGAATCAACCCGTTTGTGCTGCTGATCTGGTTTGGTGTAGGGGTAGCTGTGATGAATTACAACCTTCAGCAAAAAATTTTATTCTTTGGAGGCTCTTTGCTGACCGTACTGCTAACGGATTTTTTAAAGGCGTTTCTGGCTAATAAACTAAGGCGGTGGCTTACGCCAGGCTTTATGAACCGCATGAACAAACTCGTGGGAGTGGCCCTGATTATCTTCAGCATCAAACTGTTTTACTTTGCTTATGAGGCGTTTAGTTTTTGA